A genomic window from Haladaptatus caseinilyticus includes:
- a CDS encoding site-2 protease family protein, with protein sequence MASTEPPENGPPLERLRSVFRVYDVRRDGEQLIYYGEPLVPQERLMKTVWPLFRQQGYEVTLSTRMGEYVLVAEPVTLGPDGIPWKNVLLFVATILSTLWAGASWYHVNPLSSPIDATLTAWPFTLAVMGVLGTHELGHYVMSRYHGVDATLPYFIPMPTLIGTMGAVIRMKGQMPDREALFDIGVSGPLAGLVATVIVTAIGLTLEPVTVSQATLNSASTIEVKFGYPPLLKAIAAVVGEPLAYDNDPTKSVNPVVIGGWVGMFVTFLNLIPVGQLDGGHIVRAIVGERQESIAALVPAVLFGLAAYVFYVLHVSNATVLWVIWGFLSMFFAYVGPATPIDDGELDPRRKLLGVLTFVIGFLCFTPTPIQIIS encoded by the coding sequence ATGGCTTCGACCGAGCCGCCCGAGAATGGACCTCCGCTGGAGCGACTTCGCTCAGTTTTTCGGGTGTACGACGTTCGCAGAGACGGCGAGCAGTTGATTTACTACGGCGAGCCGCTGGTTCCACAAGAGAGATTGATGAAGACGGTGTGGCCGCTGTTTCGACAACAAGGCTACGAAGTCACGCTCTCGACCCGGATGGGAGAGTACGTGCTCGTCGCCGAACCCGTCACACTCGGTCCGGACGGTATCCCATGGAAAAACGTCCTGCTGTTCGTCGCGACCATCCTCTCGACGCTTTGGGCTGGGGCGTCGTGGTACCACGTCAACCCGCTTTCCAGTCCGATCGATGCGACACTGACGGCGTGGCCGTTCACCCTCGCCGTGATGGGCGTCCTCGGAACGCACGAACTCGGCCATTACGTAATGAGTCGCTACCATGGCGTTGACGCGACACTCCCGTATTTTATCCCGATGCCGACGCTCATCGGCACGATGGGTGCAGTCATCCGGATGAAAGGTCAGATGCCCGACCGCGAGGCGCTATTCGATATCGGCGTCTCCGGACCGCTGGCAGGCCTCGTCGCGACGGTTATCGTCACGGCAATCGGATTGACGTTGGAACCCGTAACCGTCTCCCAAGCGACGCTCAACAGTGCATCGACCATCGAGGTGAAGTTCGGCTATCCGCCCCTGCTGAAGGCTATCGCAGCGGTCGTCGGCGAGCCGTTGGCGTACGACAACGACCCGACGAAATCCGTCAACCCGGTCGTTATCGGCGGTTGGGTCGGAATGTTCGTCACGTTCCTCAACCTCATCCCGGTCGGGCAACTCGACGGCGGTCACATCGTTCGGGCGATCGTCGGCGAACGACAGGAAAGTATCGCCGCGCTCGTTCCTGCGGTCCTATTCGGACTGGCGGCGTACGTCTTTTACGTCCTCCACGTGAGCAACGCGACCGTTCTGTGGGTTATCTGGGGATTCCTGTCGATGTTCTTCGCTTACGTCGGTCCCGCAACACCCATCGACGACGGTGAACTCGACCCACGGAGAAAACTGCTTGGCGTGTTGACGTTCGTCATTGGATTCCTCTGTTTCACGCCGACACCGATTCAAATCATTTCCTGA
- a CDS encoding AEC family transporter, with amino-acid sequence MSLLSALTTAILPVLSVAAVGYFLGTLRDIDVDALGTVTIYVLTPALVFHSLTTSSLGGGTAVTLAVGVAVFTLGMALLAEFVGRALGESEPVLGALVLTSAFPNAGNYGIPLSQFAFGDVGRSTAILYIAAQSVLTYTVGVYLASRGNGTSNLAALRDVFKLPLVYAVFAAGAARALDIVPPVDSAAMETLKLTGDAAIPIMLLMLGIQLANTDSGAAVSRVGVANAMKLLVAPLVAVVVVFLLGFEDVTVARVFVLECAMPAAITPLILSIEYDGGNVGLSAPEYVSTAIFVSTLASVPVLTLLIAVLQSGTIV; translated from the coding sequence GTGTCACTCCTCTCCGCGTTGACGACCGCTATCCTCCCCGTTCTCTCCGTGGCTGCCGTCGGATATTTTCTCGGGACCCTCCGTGATATCGACGTGGATGCGTTGGGAACCGTTACCATCTACGTTCTGACTCCTGCACTCGTTTTTCACAGCCTCACGACGTCGTCGCTCGGTGGGGGTACCGCCGTGACGCTCGCTGTGGGCGTTGCGGTGTTCACGCTCGGGATGGCGCTGTTGGCGGAGTTCGTCGGACGGGCCCTTGGCGAGTCGGAACCCGTCCTCGGAGCACTCGTGCTAACGAGCGCGTTTCCCAACGCGGGTAACTACGGAATTCCCCTCTCGCAGTTCGCATTCGGTGACGTAGGCCGTAGTACCGCAATTCTCTATATTGCGGCTCAATCCGTGCTCACCTACACTGTCGGCGTGTATCTCGCGTCGCGAGGTAACGGCACGTCGAACCTTGCGGCGCTTCGTGACGTGTTCAAACTTCCCCTCGTCTACGCCGTCTTTGCCGCTGGTGCGGCGCGTGCACTCGATATCGTTCCCCCCGTCGATTCCGCCGCGATGGAGACGCTGAAACTGACCGGCGATGCGGCGATTCCTATCATGCTGTTGATGCTTGGGATCCAGTTGGCGAACACCGATTCGGGTGCCGCCGTCTCCCGCGTGGGCGTCGCGAACGCGATGAAACTCCTCGTTGCACCGCTCGTCGCCGTCGTCGTCGTCTTTCTTCTCGGCTTCGAGGACGTAACCGTCGCTCGGGTGTTCGTTCTCGAATGTGCGATGCCGGCGGCGATAACGCCGCTCATTTTGAGTATCGAGTACGATGGCGGAAATGTGGGACTTTCCGCCCCGGAATACGTGAGCACGGCTATCTTCGTCAGTACGTTAGCCAGCGTGCCGGTACTGACGCTTCTCATCGCCGTCCTGCAGTCAGGTACTATCGTCTAG
- a CDS encoding DUF7123 family protein: protein MSATTQIAPESPEPESKEDRLKQYLCEKASDGEMYFKSKFIADEVDLSAKEIGALMVKLTDCAELEVEKWSYTSATTWRVAPA from the coding sequence ATGAGCGCTACCACGCAAATCGCCCCTGAAAGCCCTGAACCGGAATCCAAGGAAGACCGACTCAAGCAGTACCTGTGCGAGAAAGCGAGCGATGGAGAGATGTACTTCAAAAGCAAGTTCATCGCGGACGAAGTCGACCTCTCCGCCAAAGAGATCGGTGCGCTGATGGTGAAACTGACCGATTGCGCTGAGCTCGAAGTCGAAAAGTGGTCGTACACGAGTGCGACCACGTGGCGCGTGGCTCCCGCATAA
- a CDS encoding molybdopterin synthase, which yields MKILGIVGDESGGVADRLANQLGKRGRVAVVTSSSVSTDSTRSANGFDSPNSSHSTTVELGENGWCARGGNRSLSDVLDELAPENDYAVVSGFPAADIPTVSLDDTDFAGETLVATDADGLDVEAVCDALAAVEEYETLESLVERAKRSPNAERSGAIATFTGRVRAKDSDDDTPTESLEFEIYDGVAQTKLNTIRDELETRDGVFTVLLHHRTGVIEYGEDIVFVVVLAGHREEAFRTVEDGINRLKAEVPIFKKEVTTDEQFWVHER from the coding sequence ATGAAGATACTGGGTATCGTCGGAGACGAGTCGGGGGGAGTTGCAGACCGACTCGCGAATCAGCTCGGAAAACGTGGTCGAGTGGCCGTCGTTACCTCGTCGTCGGTATCGACCGATTCGACCCGTTCGGCAAACGGGTTTGATTCGCCGAATTCGTCTCACTCGACGACGGTCGAACTCGGTGAGAACGGGTGGTGTGCCCGCGGTGGGAACCGCTCGCTCTCCGATGTACTCGACGAACTCGCACCGGAGAACGACTATGCGGTCGTTTCCGGCTTTCCAGCCGCGGATATACCGACGGTTTCCCTCGACGACACCGACTTCGCTGGCGAAACGCTCGTCGCAACCGACGCGGACGGCCTCGACGTCGAGGCTGTTTGCGATGCACTGGCAGCTGTCGAGGAGTACGAAACCCTCGAATCCCTCGTTGAGCGCGCGAAACGCTCGCCGAATGCGGAACGCTCGGGTGCGATTGCGACGTTCACGGGGCGCGTCCGGGCTAAGGACAGTGACGACGATACACCGACCGAATCCCTCGAATTCGAGATATACGACGGGGTCGCACAGACGAAACTGAACACCATTCGTGACGAACTCGAAACGCGTGACGGGGTTTTCACCGTTCTACTGCACCACCGAACGGGGGTCATCGAATACGGTGAGGATATCGTTTTCGTCGTCGTGCTCGCTGGTCACCGCGAAGAGGCGTTTCGAACCGTCGAGGATGGTATCAATCGTTTAAAAGCGGAGGTACCGATTTTCAAAAAAGAGGTGACCACCGACGAACAGTTCTGGGTTCACGAGCGATAG
- the pyrH gene encoding UMP kinase, translated as MKVVVSIGGSVLAPDLESQRVRGHAEVIESLAKEGCTIGAVVGGGGVAREYIGAARNLGANEIELDDIGIDVTRLNARLLIAALGEQAAPSPAETYEKAGTAMHRGDIAVMGGVMPGQTTDAVSAALAEYTNADLLVYATSVNGVFSDDPNEVDDATKYDELSAGELVDVIADLEMTAGSSSPVDLLAAKLIERSGVRTIVLDGTEPERIADAVLSGDHSGTDIIPEGTDDEMTYWVQG; from the coding sequence ATGAAGGTCGTCGTTTCTATCGGCGGGAGCGTACTCGCGCCGGACCTCGAATCCCAGCGCGTCCGTGGCCATGCCGAAGTCATCGAATCGCTCGCAAAAGAGGGGTGCACCATTGGTGCCGTCGTCGGTGGTGGCGGTGTCGCGCGGGAGTATATCGGCGCGGCGCGTAACCTCGGCGCAAACGAAATCGAACTGGACGATATCGGTATCGACGTGACGCGGCTCAACGCTCGCCTGCTCATCGCAGCACTCGGCGAGCAAGCTGCACCGAGTCCCGCCGAGACGTACGAAAAAGCGGGAACGGCGATGCACCGTGGCGATATCGCCGTGATGGGCGGCGTGATGCCCGGCCAAACGACCGACGCCGTGAGCGCGGCGCTGGCGGAGTACACCAACGCCGACCTGCTCGTTTACGCGACGAGCGTCAACGGCGTGTTTAGCGACGACCCCAACGAAGTAGACGACGCGACAAAATACGACGAACTGTCCGCCGGTGAACTCGTCGATGTCATCGCCGACCTCGAAATGACCGCAGGAAGCTCTTCGCCGGTCGATCTGCTGGCCGCAAAGCTCATCGAACGATCGGGCGTCAGAACCATCGTCCTCGACGGCACGGAGCCGGAGCGAATCGCGGACGCGGTGCTCAGCGGAGACCATAGCGGGACCGATATCATCCCGGAGGGCACCGACGACGAGATGACCTACTGGGTACAAGGATGA
- the lysS gene encoding lysine--tRNA ligase, protein MSTGTAPVDERDEGGADHHVFWADEVADRIEARDPDDPIIIKGGISPSGVPHLGNVNEIMRGYFVAQVLRDRDHEVRQVFTADDRDPLRKLPRKLADLDGSIVDLGDVNAGALGRNLGKPYTDIPDPFDCCGSYGEHFSNLIQQSADLLGVPIDVMSNTEMYESGALEDVTRELLTNAETARDVLAEYQDKVDGEYIPFNPICEECGKVTETVTDFDVENGTVEYVCTDLKAGDNTIDGCGHEGTATLREGKLPWRFEWPAQWKTLDVDFEPFGKDHAEGSWPSGEDIARNVMDFEPPVPMTYEWFTLNGKPFSSSEGNIVLVSEVLELLEPEVLRYFFTKDPNKARDFDIGRLDLLVDEFDRFERIYFGEENADERETALAERIYPMVVSEIRPERIRIPYTFAAILGMTDDPELREEIARKEGHIPDDAPDWAVEEALARVERAQTWAQRTSNEYDYDLKRTEMPEAAINAETATALDELADFIEAGHDGDEIQEEIYETAKRHDIDMGEFFGTGYRLFFDEDQGPKLGPFLSNLDREFVLRRLRREG, encoded by the coding sequence ATGAGCACGGGCACAGCACCAGTCGATGAGCGTGACGAGGGGGGAGCCGACCACCACGTCTTCTGGGCTGACGAAGTCGCCGACCGGATCGAAGCACGCGACCCGGATGACCCCATCATCATCAAGGGTGGAATCTCTCCATCGGGGGTTCCGCACCTCGGCAACGTCAACGAGATCATGCGCGGCTACTTCGTCGCCCAGGTGCTGCGTGACAGAGATCACGAAGTGAGACAAGTGTTCACCGCGGACGACCGCGACCCACTACGGAAACTACCACGAAAGCTCGCCGACTTGGACGGCAGCATCGTCGATCTGGGTGACGTGAACGCCGGTGCACTCGGTCGTAATCTCGGCAAGCCGTACACTGACATTCCGGACCCGTTCGACTGCTGTGGTTCCTACGGCGAGCATTTCTCGAACCTCATCCAGCAGAGCGCGGATTTGCTCGGCGTTCCAATCGACGTGATGTCGAACACCGAGATGTACGAGTCAGGTGCATTAGAGGACGTAACCCGTGAACTCCTGACGAACGCCGAGACGGCACGAGACGTGCTGGCCGAATATCAGGACAAGGTGGATGGCGAGTACATCCCGTTCAATCCCATCTGTGAGGAGTGTGGGAAGGTTACCGAGACGGTCACTGATTTCGATGTCGAAAACGGGACCGTCGAATACGTTTGCACCGACCTGAAGGCCGGCGACAACACCATCGACGGCTGTGGTCACGAAGGCACCGCAACACTCCGCGAAGGGAAACTGCCGTGGCGATTCGAATGGCCAGCCCAATGGAAGACGCTCGACGTCGATTTCGAACCGTTCGGCAAGGACCACGCGGAGGGGTCGTGGCCGAGCGGCGAGGATATCGCCCGGAACGTCATGGATTTCGAACCACCGGTTCCGATGACCTACGAGTGGTTCACCCTCAACGGGAAGCCGTTTTCCTCCTCGGAGGGAAACATCGTGCTCGTTTCCGAGGTGCTGGAACTACTCGAACCCGAAGTACTCCGGTACTTTTTCACCAAAGACCCGAACAAGGCGCGCGACTTCGACATTGGCCGCCTCGACCTGCTCGTGGACGAGTTCGACCGATTCGAGCGAATCTACTTCGGCGAGGAGAACGCCGACGAGCGGGAAACCGCACTCGCCGAGCGAATTTACCCGATGGTCGTGAGCGAGATTCGACCCGAGCGGATCCGAATCCCATACACGTTCGCCGCCATTCTGGGAATGACCGACGACCCCGAACTCCGAGAGGAGATCGCGCGAAAGGAGGGACACATTCCCGACGATGCGCCGGACTGGGCAGTCGAGGAGGCGCTCGCGCGAGTCGAACGAGCGCAGACGTGGGCACAGCGAACGAGCAACGAATACGACTACGACCTGAAGCGAACGGAGATGCCCGAGGCGGCGATAAATGCCGAGACGGCGACCGCGCTCGACGAGCTCGCGGATTTCATCGAAGCGGGCCACGACGGCGATGAAATCCAAGAAGAGATATACGAGACCGCAAAGCGCCACGATATCGATATGGGTGAGTTCTTTGGAACGGGCTATCGCCTCTTTTTCGACGAGGACCAGGGGCCAAAACTCGGACCGTTCCTCTCGAATTTGGATCGGGAGTTCGTGCTCCGCCGACTGCGACGGGAAGGATAA
- a CDS encoding site-2 protease family protein, whose amino-acid sequence MDTIVWVVIGITAYWFALLALRANDMLPSYLGMQGPILTLHTQRGKKLLDRLARPKRFWRAWGNFGLGIALVVMVGTFLVLVLQAITIVQKPPEPTAVTQPRNVLVIPGVNDFLPLSVAPEILFGLLVGLVVHEGGHGIFCRVEDIEIKSMGLALFTILPIGAFVEPDEENRRKADRGGQSRMFAAGVTNNFAVTILAFMLLFGPVMGSITVASGAAVGGVFDGSAADDAGIQRGDRIVGVNGTSVESNGDLHDKLANIESRTVPVTVERGDEERQTTIERSLLVTAIAKASPFASDGQNSGKPAIDTSENITAVNGTTVYTERALERELADRKIATLTANGENVTGPIGALSTVQAGGPMSTVGGVSKGDSLVITAIDGERIVNSSDLSSTLNGYEAGETVTIEAFTKNDGSYQRATYDVTLGENSDGGAIVGILVSPGTSGITASGFGTKLYPAETFRDLVAGQFVSVFGGGGNGPLTAFLLGIAGTLLLPFASLSMPVGYNFAGFVAWNANFYTVQGPLSGLGGGVFLIANALFWTGWINLNLGFFNCIPAFPLDGGHLLRMGSEAVVSRLPTSQGRQVTTMITTTVGLTMLASLILMIFGPRLLAG is encoded by the coding sequence ATGGATACGATTGTGTGGGTGGTTATCGGAATTACAGCCTACTGGTTTGCCCTTCTCGCACTCCGGGCAAACGATATGCTGCCGTCGTATCTCGGTATGCAGGGGCCGATTCTGACGCTACACACCCAGAGAGGAAAGAAACTGCTCGACCGTCTCGCTCGACCGAAACGGTTCTGGCGAGCGTGGGGGAACTTCGGTCTCGGCATCGCGTTAGTCGTGATGGTCGGGACCTTCCTCGTGCTCGTCCTGCAGGCGATTACCATCGTACAGAAGCCGCCGGAGCCGACAGCAGTCACGCAACCGCGCAACGTACTCGTCATCCCCGGCGTCAACGACTTCCTGCCGCTTTCGGTCGCCCCCGAAATCCTGTTCGGCCTCCTCGTCGGATTGGTCGTTCACGAGGGAGGACACGGCATCTTCTGCCGCGTCGAGGATATCGAAATCAAATCGATGGGGCTGGCACTGTTCACGATTCTCCCCATCGGCGCGTTCGTCGAACCCGACGAAGAGAACCGGAGAAAAGCGGATAGAGGCGGCCAAAGTCGGATGTTTGCGGCCGGCGTGACGAACAACTTCGCGGTGACGATCCTCGCGTTCATGCTCCTCTTCGGCCCGGTGATGGGTTCGATAACCGTCGCATCGGGTGCGGCGGTCGGCGGCGTGTTCGACGGGTCGGCCGCGGATGATGCGGGTATCCAACGTGGCGATCGAATCGTCGGTGTAAACGGAACCTCCGTCGAGAGCAACGGCGACCTCCACGACAAACTGGCGAACATCGAAAGCAGAACGGTTCCGGTTACCGTCGAACGCGGCGACGAGGAGCGACAGACGACTATCGAACGTTCCTTACTCGTCACCGCGATCGCGAAAGCCTCCCCTTTCGCATCGGATGGACAGAACTCGGGCAAGCCAGCGATCGACACAAGCGAAAACATCACCGCCGTGAACGGGACCACCGTGTATACGGAACGGGCATTGGAACGTGAACTCGCCGACCGAAAAATCGCCACGCTGACCGCCAATGGCGAGAACGTGACTGGCCCGATCGGTGCGCTCTCAACCGTCCAAGCGGGCGGTCCGATGAGCACGGTCGGTGGAGTGAGCAAAGGCGACTCGCTCGTCATCACGGCTATCGACGGCGAGCGAATCGTCAACAGCAGCGACCTGAGTAGTACGCTGAACGGATACGAGGCGGGAGAGACCGTCACCATCGAAGCGTTCACGAAAAACGATGGGTCCTACCAGCGCGCCACCTACGACGTGACCCTCGGCGAGAACAGTGACGGCGGAGCTATCGTCGGTATCCTCGTCTCACCAGGAACGTCCGGCATCACGGCCAGTGGGTTCGGGACGAAACTGTATCCGGCCGAGACGTTCCGGGACCTCGTTGCCGGGCAGTTCGTTTCCGTCTTCGGTGGCGGTGGCAACGGCCCACTCACTGCCTTCCTGCTGGGTATCGCCGGAACACTTCTCCTGCCTTTCGCCAGCCTCTCGATGCCCGTCGGCTACAACTTCGCCGGGTTCGTCGCGTGGAACGCCAACTTCTACACGGTGCAGGGACCACTTTCGGGACTGGGTGGAGGCGTATTCTTGATTGCGAACGCCCTGTTCTGGACGGGATGGATAAACCTCAACCTCGGCTTCTTCAACTGCATTCCGGCGTTCCCGCTGGATGGAGGACACCTCCTCCGGATGGGTTCGGAAGCCGTCGTTTCGCGACTCCCGACGAGTCAAGGAAGACAGGTTACGACGATGATAACGACGACCGTCGGCCTGACGATGCTGGCCAGCCTCATCCTGATGATATTCGGCCCACGCCTGTTGGCCGGATAG
- a CDS encoding PadR family transcriptional regulator, producing the protein MRKSGPPKGLISYLVLELLDKKPRYGYEILKEIREISGGHWEPSYGSVYPILYKFEEKGWAERIEREDEPDRKYFELTDAGYEELEEKRTESGTKAREFADVILGFYHVYVAFATDDRFEVESPAGEWQFDETFSSWILEQIIRHHERDFGDFERIPDTPEEFYERMGLED; encoded by the coding sequence ATGCGGAAAAGTGGCCCGCCGAAAGGCCTGATATCGTATCTCGTGCTCGAACTTCTGGACAAAAAACCGCGGTACGGGTACGAAATACTCAAGGAGATACGGGAGATTAGCGGTGGCCACTGGGAACCATCCTACGGCTCCGTGTATCCAATTCTCTACAAGTTCGAGGAGAAAGGATGGGCCGAACGAATCGAGCGTGAGGACGAACCCGACCGGAAGTATTTCGAACTCACCGACGCGGGCTACGAGGAACTCGAAGAAAAGCGAACGGAGAGCGGAACGAAAGCCCGTGAGTTTGCGGACGTAATTCTCGGATTCTATCACGTCTACGTCGCGTTTGCAACCGACGACCGGTTCGAAGTCGAAAGTCCCGCCGGCGAGTGGCAGTTCGACGAGACGTTCAGTTCGTGGATATTGGAACAGATAATTCGACACCACGAACGCGACTTCGGCGACTTCGAGCGGATTCCCGACACGCCGGAGGAGTTCTACGAACGGATGGGTCTCGAAGACTGA
- a CDS encoding heme-binding protein: protein MPRKVPPTREGWYALHDFRTIDWNAWRDASERVRESALTDGVEFLQAREDVTDADDGSSAVFSVMGHKADLLVVHFRPEMNDLDTAERAFERTGFADFTERTDSYVSVTEVGGYTSDEMVKDPDDIEDTGMARYVASKLYPDVPDAEFICFYPMSKRRTGEDNWYDTPFDERAEMMSSHGDIGKGYAGKVTQIITGSIGMDDFEWGVDLFSNDPTHIKDLLYEMRFDEGSSRFAEFGSFYFGRRFPPEDLPAFMDGQEVPVPEDAHPHGDAHAHGHSNAGTSPHHGDAHGESGHGEGGHHHEKSGDEDDESENIRGELEDLDIYAGKPHGEDVYAMVLYSEEDADDLFDEVDGLRKNFDHYDTHVKTAVYEGADRSAVVSIWKTQSAAETAGGFLADLPGIVARAGDESGFGTMGMFYTVKPDKREDFVDKFKTVGGVLEDMEGHFDTDLLANHEDENDMFIASQWRSKEDAMAFFRSDAFSDTVSWGRDVLADRPRHVFLA, encoded by the coding sequence ATGCCGAGAAAAGTCCCACCGACGCGCGAAGGATGGTACGCACTCCACGATTTCCGAACCATCGATTGGAACGCGTGGCGAGACGCTTCCGAGCGAGTTCGAGAGAGCGCACTGACGGACGGCGTCGAGTTCCTTCAGGCGCGCGAAGATGTCACCGACGCGGACGACGGGTCGTCCGCCGTCTTCAGCGTCATGGGGCACAAGGCCGACCTGCTGGTCGTTCACTTCCGTCCGGAAATGAACGACCTCGACACGGCTGAGCGAGCGTTCGAGCGAACCGGGTTCGCCGACTTTACGGAACGAACCGATTCCTACGTCTCCGTGACGGAAGTCGGCGGATACACCTCCGATGAGATGGTCAAAGATCCGGACGACATCGAAGACACGGGGATGGCGCGCTACGTGGCGAGCAAACTCTATCCCGACGTTCCAGACGCGGAGTTCATCTGTTTCTACCCGATGAGCAAACGCCGAACCGGGGAAGACAACTGGTACGACACGCCGTTCGACGAGCGCGCCGAGATGATGTCCAGCCACGGCGACATCGGCAAAGGCTACGCCGGAAAGGTCACCCAGATCATCACCGGAAGCATCGGAATGGACGATTTCGAGTGGGGCGTCGACCTGTTCAGCAATGACCCGACCCACATCAAAGACCTGCTGTACGAGATGCGCTTCGACGAGGGAAGTTCGCGCTTCGCGGAGTTCGGGTCGTTCTACTTCGGACGGCGCTTCCCGCCCGAAGACCTCCCGGCGTTCATGGACGGCCAGGAAGTCCCAGTTCCGGAGGACGCCCATCCCCACGGCGATGCGCACGCACATGGTCACAGCAACGCGGGCACGAGTCCGCACCACGGTGATGCCCACGGCGAAAGTGGACACGGCGAAGGCGGCCATCACCACGAAAAATCCGGAGACGAGGATGACGAGTCCGAGAACATTCGCGGCGAACTCGAGGACCTCGACATCTACGCCGGAAAGCCGCACGGCGAGGACGTGTATGCGATGGTGCTCTACTCCGAGGAGGACGCGGACGACCTGTTCGACGAGGTAGACGGCCTCCGGAAAAACTTCGATCACTACGACACACATGTCAAGACAGCGGTGTACGAAGGCGCCGACCGCTCGGCGGTCGTGAGCATCTGGAAGACCCAAAGCGCGGCGGAGACGGCGGGCGGTTTCCTCGCGGACCTCCCCGGAATCGTCGCCCGAGCGGGTGATGAGAGCGGATTCGGGACGATGGGCATGTTCTACACCGTCAAGCCCGACAAACGGGAGGACTTCGTGGACAAGTTCAAAACCGTCGGCGGCGTGCTCGAAGATATGGAGGGTCACTTCGACACCGACCTCCTGGCGAACCACGAGGACGAAAACGACATGTTCATTGCCAGCCAGTGGCGCTCGAAGGAGGACGCAATGGCGTTCTTCCGCAGTGACGCCTTCAGCGACACCGTTAGTTGGGGTCGGGACGTCTTGGCCGACAGGCCTCGACACGTGTTTTTGGCGTAG
- a CDS encoding acyltransferase yields MTKRHVTLPESAEAGVRGFIDEVDERLASDEDTCKVVEEVLVDLHGDRDAYEAWQNGEPVSNAERVRLQSYDPCNSTLESEYYAEKDEEKFRKSKHLQWLWRQFDATPMADNVEFALRFREMLASHLFEEAGDNLRIFKGVTMTYGHNITVGDNTVIHDDVHLDDRGKLTIGDRCSISDGVHIYTHDHDVVDQTEVTNFHTIIEDDARVTYDSMVRAGVKVGEDSIVGARAVVQSDVPAHHIAVGMPAKSIKIKPGWEDETVPLDDAPPTEKESRRIDSELPDDFEVFDEFQRDLGPSNTSN; encoded by the coding sequence ATGACAAAGCGACACGTTACGCTCCCCGAGTCCGCCGAAGCGGGCGTCCGCGGGTTCATCGACGAAGTAGACGAACGGCTCGCCAGCGACGAGGATACGTGCAAGGTGGTCGAGGAGGTGCTCGTCGACCTCCACGGTGACCGCGACGCCTATGAGGCGTGGCAGAACGGCGAACCAGTGTCGAACGCGGAACGCGTGCGACTCCAGAGTTACGACCCCTGTAACTCGACGCTGGAAAGCGAGTACTACGCGGAAAAAGACGAGGAGAAGTTCCGGAAATCGAAACACCTCCAGTGGTTGTGGCGACAGTTCGACGCGACACCGATGGCCGACAACGTCGAGTTTGCCCTCCGTTTTCGTGAGATGCTGGCGAGCCACCTCTTCGAGGAGGCGGGTGACAACCTCCGCATCTTCAAGGGAGTCACAATGACATACGGGCACAACATCACGGTGGGTGACAACACGGTCATTCACGACGATGTACATCTCGACGACCGCGGAAAACTGACAATCGGCGACCGATGTTCCATCAGCGACGGAGTCCACATCTATACGCACGACCACGATGTCGTGGACCAAACCGAGGTGACGAACTTCCACACTATCATCGAAGACGATGCGCGAGTAACGTACGACTCGATGGTTCGTGCGGGAGTAAAAGTCGGTGAGGACTCCATCGTTGGCGCGCGCGCAGTCGTCCAGAGCGACGTTCCGGCGCACCACATCGCGGTCGGTATGCCCGCGAAAAGCATCAAAATCAAACCCGGGTGGGAGGACGAAACGGTCCCCCTCGACGACGCACCACCGACGGAAAAAGAATCACGACGAATCGACTCCGAACTGCCCGACGATTTCGAGGTGTTCGACGAGTTCCAGCGCGACCTCGGTCCATCGAATACATCGAACTAA